In the Helianthus annuus cultivar XRQ/B chromosome 11, HanXRQr2.0-SUNRISE, whole genome shotgun sequence genome, one interval contains:
- the LOC110889498 gene encoding long chain acyl-CoA synthetase 9, chloroplastic isoform X2: protein MSAYVVGVLAPLLLTLALRNLKKEKRRGLPADVSGEPGYAIRNYRFTSPVETAWAGIETLADLFEQACKKHGDKNLLGTRKIISRETEVNQDGRSFEKLHLGDYEWMTYGQVYQVVCNFASGLVQIGHKSGERVAIFADTREEWFIALQACFRRNVTVVTMYASLGEEAICHSLNETEVTTVICGNKELKKLIDISGQIDTVQRVICMDDEVYSSPFLTDGSSSWKIFPFSEVEEIGRENAVEADLPLPADVAVVMYTSGSTGLPKGVMMTHGNVLATVSAVMTIVPGLGGNDVYLAYLPLAHILELAAENLIAAVGSSIGYGSPLTLTDTSSKIKRGTKGDASVLRPTLMAAVPAILDRVRDGVRKKVDSAGGLSKTLFNLAYNRRLSAINGSWLGAWGLEKLLWNYLVFRKVRAILGGRIRFILSGGAPLSADTQRFINICFGAPIGQGYGLTETCAGGTFSEYDDTSVGRVGAPLPCSYIKLINWPEGGYLTSDSPMPRGEIVIGGPNVTLGYFKNDEKTKEVYKVDERGLRWFYTGDIGQFHKDGCLEIIDRKKDIVKLQHGEYVSLGKVEAVLSVSPYVDNIMVYANSFHSYCVAIVVASQSALESWALQKGIKVVDFASLCEMSETVKEVYGSLVKAAKTGRLEKFEIPAKIKLLPDAWTPESGLVTAALKLKRDIIRKTFSDELAKFYLS from the exons ATGAGTGCATATGTAGTTGGTGTCTTGGCTCCTCTTCTACTCACTCTCGCCCTTCGGAACTTAAAAAAAGAAAAACGCCGAGGTTTGCCCGCTGATGTCAGCGGAGAACCGGGGTACGCGATCCGAAACTACCGGTTTACATCTCCGGTTGAAACCGCATGGGCCGGGATCGAAACTCTTGCAGATCTTTTTGAACAAGCATGCAAAAAGCACGGTGACAAGAATCTACTCGGAACGCGAAAAATAATTTCTAGAGAGACCGAAGTAAATCAAGACGGGAGATCATTTGAAAAGCTTCATTTAGGTGATTACGAGTGGATGACCTATGGTCAAGTGTATCAAGTTGTGTGTAATTTTGCATCGGGCCTCGTGCAAATCGGGCATAAATCGGGTGAACGTGTTGCAATCTTTGCAGATACACGGGAAGAATGGTTTATTGCATTGCAG GCGTGTTTCAGGCGCAACGTCACCGTTGTGACCATGTATGCATCTTTGGGAGAAGAAGCCATTTGCCACTCATTAAACGAG ACGGAGGTTACTACCGTAATTTGTGGAAACAAAGAGCTGAAGAAGCTTATAGATATAAGCGGACAAATAGACACAGTACAACGCGTAATATGCATGGACGACGAAGTATATTCAAGTCCTTTCTTAACTGACGGAAGCAGCAGTTGGAAAATCTTTCCGTTTTCCGAAGTAGAAGAAATCGGTAGAGAGAACGCTGTTGAAGCAGATCTACCACTCCCTGCTGATGTGGCGGTGGTTATGTATACTAGCGGAAGTACCGGCTTGCCTAAG GGTGTTATGATGACACATGGCAATGTTTTAGCTACCGTTTCCGCTGTAATGACCATTGTGCCGGGCCTTGGAGGCAACGATGTTTATTTAGCCTACTTACCACTGGCACATATTCTTGAACTTGCAGCCGAG AATTTAATAGCGGCTGTAGGAAGTTCGATAGGTTATGGATCTCCTTTAACTCTTACGGATACATCAAGCAAGATTAAGAGGGGCACAAAGGGCGATGCGTCTGTTTTAAGACCAACGTTAATGGCAGCTGTTCCGGCTATTCTTGATCGTGTCAGAGACGGCGTGAGGAAAAAG GTAGATTCGGCAGGTGGGCTATCAAAGACGTTGTTTAATTTAGCGTATAATCGTCGGTTGTCTGCAATTAATGGAAGTTGGCTTGGGGCATGGGGTTTAGAAAAGCTTCTATGGAATTATTTAGTATTTAGAAAGGTTCGAGCCATTTTAGGGGGTCGTATCCGCTTTATTCTGTCCGGTGGAGCCCCGTTGTCTGCTGATACCCAAAGATTTATCAACATTTGTTTTGG TGCTCCAATAGGTCAAGGTTATGGTCTTACGGAGACGTGTGCCGGTGGGACTTTTTCGGAGTATGATGATACATCCGTTGGTCGTGTTGGTGCACCCCTTCCTTGCTCCTATATCAAG TTAATAAATTGGCCCGAAGGTGGTTACTTAACCAGCGATTCACCTATGCCTCGTGGAGAAATAGTGATCGGTGGGCCAAATGTTACTCTTGGATACTTCAAAAATGACGAAAAAACGAAGGAAGTATACAAA GTTGATGAGAGAGGCTTGAGGTGGTTCTACACCGGTGATATCGGACAATTCCATAAAGACGGTTGCCTTGAGATAATCGATCGTAAAAAGGATATCGTTAAACTTCAACATGGAGAATATGTTTCTCTAGGAAAG GTCGAGGCGGTTCTGAGTGTTAGCCCTTACGTCGATAACATCATGGTGTACGCCAATTCATTCCACAGTTACTGCGTTGCCATTGTGGTCGCTTCACAATCTGCGTTAGAATCGTGGGCTTTGCAGAAAGGTATCAAGGTTGTCGATTTCGCAAGTTTGTGTGAAATGTCGGAAACCGTGAAGGAAGTTTATGGTTCCCTGGTGAAG GCTGCAAAAACGGGGCGATTGGAGAAGTTTGAGATTCCGGCGAAGATCAAGCTGCTTCCGGACGCATGGACTCCTGAATCAGGACTGGTGACTGCAGCACTAAAGCTCAAAAGAGACATTATCAGAAAGACTTTCTCAGATGAGCTGGCAAAGTTTTATCTTTCTTGA
- the LOC110889498 gene encoding long chain acyl-CoA synthetase 9, chloroplastic isoform X1 translates to MDYKSNLDMSAYVVGVLAPLLLTLALRNLKKEKRRGLPADVSGEPGYAIRNYRFTSPVETAWAGIETLADLFEQACKKHGDKNLLGTRKIISRETEVNQDGRSFEKLHLGDYEWMTYGQVYQVVCNFASGLVQIGHKSGERVAIFADTREEWFIALQACFRRNVTVVTMYASLGEEAICHSLNETEVTTVICGNKELKKLIDISGQIDTVQRVICMDDEVYSSPFLTDGSSSWKIFPFSEVEEIGRENAVEADLPLPADVAVVMYTSGSTGLPKGVMMTHGNVLATVSAVMTIVPGLGGNDVYLAYLPLAHILELAAENLIAAVGSSIGYGSPLTLTDTSSKIKRGTKGDASVLRPTLMAAVPAILDRVRDGVRKKVDSAGGLSKTLFNLAYNRRLSAINGSWLGAWGLEKLLWNYLVFRKVRAILGGRIRFILSGGAPLSADTQRFINICFGAPIGQGYGLTETCAGGTFSEYDDTSVGRVGAPLPCSYIKLINWPEGGYLTSDSPMPRGEIVIGGPNVTLGYFKNDEKTKEVYKVDERGLRWFYTGDIGQFHKDGCLEIIDRKKDIVKLQHGEYVSLGKVEAVLSVSPYVDNIMVYANSFHSYCVAIVVASQSALESWALQKGIKVVDFASLCEMSETVKEVYGSLVKAAKTGRLEKFEIPAKIKLLPDAWTPESGLVTAALKLKRDIIRKTFSDELAKFYLS, encoded by the exons ATG GATTACAAGAGTAATTTGGACATGAGTGCATATGTAGTTGGTGTCTTGGCTCCTCTTCTACTCACTCTCGCCCTTCGGAACTTAAAAAAAGAAAAACGCCGAGGTTTGCCCGCTGATGTCAGCGGAGAACCGGGGTACGCGATCCGAAACTACCGGTTTACATCTCCGGTTGAAACCGCATGGGCCGGGATCGAAACTCTTGCAGATCTTTTTGAACAAGCATGCAAAAAGCACGGTGACAAGAATCTACTCGGAACGCGAAAAATAATTTCTAGAGAGACCGAAGTAAATCAAGACGGGAGATCATTTGAAAAGCTTCATTTAGGTGATTACGAGTGGATGACCTATGGTCAAGTGTATCAAGTTGTGTGTAATTTTGCATCGGGCCTCGTGCAAATCGGGCATAAATCGGGTGAACGTGTTGCAATCTTTGCAGATACACGGGAAGAATGGTTTATTGCATTGCAG GCGTGTTTCAGGCGCAACGTCACCGTTGTGACCATGTATGCATCTTTGGGAGAAGAAGCCATTTGCCACTCATTAAACGAG ACGGAGGTTACTACCGTAATTTGTGGAAACAAAGAGCTGAAGAAGCTTATAGATATAAGCGGACAAATAGACACAGTACAACGCGTAATATGCATGGACGACGAAGTATATTCAAGTCCTTTCTTAACTGACGGAAGCAGCAGTTGGAAAATCTTTCCGTTTTCCGAAGTAGAAGAAATCGGTAGAGAGAACGCTGTTGAAGCAGATCTACCACTCCCTGCTGATGTGGCGGTGGTTATGTATACTAGCGGAAGTACCGGCTTGCCTAAG GGTGTTATGATGACACATGGCAATGTTTTAGCTACCGTTTCCGCTGTAATGACCATTGTGCCGGGCCTTGGAGGCAACGATGTTTATTTAGCCTACTTACCACTGGCACATATTCTTGAACTTGCAGCCGAG AATTTAATAGCGGCTGTAGGAAGTTCGATAGGTTATGGATCTCCTTTAACTCTTACGGATACATCAAGCAAGATTAAGAGGGGCACAAAGGGCGATGCGTCTGTTTTAAGACCAACGTTAATGGCAGCTGTTCCGGCTATTCTTGATCGTGTCAGAGACGGCGTGAGGAAAAAG GTAGATTCGGCAGGTGGGCTATCAAAGACGTTGTTTAATTTAGCGTATAATCGTCGGTTGTCTGCAATTAATGGAAGTTGGCTTGGGGCATGGGGTTTAGAAAAGCTTCTATGGAATTATTTAGTATTTAGAAAGGTTCGAGCCATTTTAGGGGGTCGTATCCGCTTTATTCTGTCCGGTGGAGCCCCGTTGTCTGCTGATACCCAAAGATTTATCAACATTTGTTTTGG TGCTCCAATAGGTCAAGGTTATGGTCTTACGGAGACGTGTGCCGGTGGGACTTTTTCGGAGTATGATGATACATCCGTTGGTCGTGTTGGTGCACCCCTTCCTTGCTCCTATATCAAG TTAATAAATTGGCCCGAAGGTGGTTACTTAACCAGCGATTCACCTATGCCTCGTGGAGAAATAGTGATCGGTGGGCCAAATGTTACTCTTGGATACTTCAAAAATGACGAAAAAACGAAGGAAGTATACAAA GTTGATGAGAGAGGCTTGAGGTGGTTCTACACCGGTGATATCGGACAATTCCATAAAGACGGTTGCCTTGAGATAATCGATCGTAAAAAGGATATCGTTAAACTTCAACATGGAGAATATGTTTCTCTAGGAAAG GTCGAGGCGGTTCTGAGTGTTAGCCCTTACGTCGATAACATCATGGTGTACGCCAATTCATTCCACAGTTACTGCGTTGCCATTGTGGTCGCTTCACAATCTGCGTTAGAATCGTGGGCTTTGCAGAAAGGTATCAAGGTTGTCGATTTCGCAAGTTTGTGTGAAATGTCGGAAACCGTGAAGGAAGTTTATGGTTCCCTGGTGAAG GCTGCAAAAACGGGGCGATTGGAGAAGTTTGAGATTCCGGCGAAGATCAAGCTGCTTCCGGACGCATGGACTCCTGAATCAGGACTGGTGACTGCAGCACTAAAGCTCAAAAGAGACATTATCAGAAAGACTTTCTCAGATGAGCTGGCAAAGTTTTATCTTTCTTGA